From Xyrauchen texanus isolate HMW12.3.18 chromosome 12, RBS_HiC_50CHRs, whole genome shotgun sequence, one genomic window encodes:
- the LOC127652762 gene encoding hemoglobin subunit beta-like — MVEWTEFERSTIKDIFSKLNLDVVGPQSLARCLIVYPWTQRYFGNFGNLYNAAAIMGNPMVAAHGKVVINGLTKAVDNMDNIKGTYAELSVLHSEKLHVDPDNFRLLADCLTVVVAAQLGASFTPNVQAAFQKFLAVVVSSLGRQYH, encoded by the exons ATGGTTGAGTGGACAGAGTTTGAGCGCAGCACCATCAAGGACATCTTCTCCAAGTTGAACTTAGATGTTGTTGGTCCCCAATCTCTGGCAAG ATGTCTTATTGTGTACCCCTGGACCCAGCGGTACTTCGGTAATTTTGGAAACCTGTACAACGCCGCTGCTATCATGGGAAACCCCATGGTTGCAGCTCACGGTAAAGTTGTCATTAATGGCCTTACCAAAGCTGTGGATAACATGGACAACATCAAAGGCACCTATGCCGAGCTAAGTGTGCTGCACTCTGAGAAGCTCCACGTAGATCCTGACAACTTCAGG CTTTTGGCTGACTGCTTAACCGTCGTTGTTGCTGCTCAATTGGGAGCATCCTTCACACCTAACGTCCAGGCCGCTTTCCAGAAGTTCCTCGCTGTTGTGGTTTCCTCTCTCGGAAGACAGTACCACTAG
- the LOC127652757 gene encoding hemoglobin embryonic subunit alpha-like: protein MSLTAKDKAAVKALWAKISGKADEIGQDALSRMLVVYPQTKTYFSHWKDLSPGSAPVRKHGSVVMGGVGEAINKIDDLTGGLLSLSELHAFQLRVDPANFKILSHNILVVLAAMFPTDFTPEAHVSMDKFLSALALALSEKYR from the exons ATGAGTCTCACCGCCAAAGACAAAGCTGCCGTCAAAGCTCTTTGGGCCAAGATCTCAGGAAAGGCCGATGAAATTGGTCAGGATGCTCTTTCCAG GATGTTGGTGGTCTATCCCCAGACCAAAACCTACTTCTCTCACTGGAAGGACCTGAGTCCGGGCTCGGCCCCTGTGAGGAAGCACGGATCGGTTGTAATGGGTGGTGTTGGTGAGGCTATCAACAAAATCGATGACCTTACTGGTGGGCTCCTGAGCCTCAGCGAGCTGCATGCTTTCCAGCTGCGGGTTGACCCTGCAAATTTCAAG ATTTTGTCCCACAACATTCTCGTGGTTCTGGCTGCTATGTTCCCCACCGATTTCACTCCAGAGGCTCATGTGTCTATGGACAAGTTCCTCTCTGCTTTGGCTTTGGCTCTGTCTGAGAAGTACCGATGA